In Danio rerio strain Tuebingen ecotype United States chromosome 9, GRCz12tu, whole genome shotgun sequence, the genomic window ACTTAAAATTGTATTAGAATAACCCAGAAATTTTATGTGTAAAGCAGGTTTATTATTTTCTAAACTTACTGATATCACAAAATTATGTTcagatttataaaatattaaatttaagacaAATATTATCccataaaatttgtattttttatttttattttctatagatCAATAAATGATTCAAAGAGAAAAATTAATTTCATAATCCTCAATTTAATATGGACAGATCCTTTTCTTACTCTTgggttaaaaatattaaataaataaatgtaaaaataataaatgaattaattaatttttatgaaAATAGTAAATTAGTGAAAAgtcaattaaattgtattttgaaaaaaaaaaagactttatccAATTGTTGGTTTTGTCCACATTTGACTCCACATTGTgattaaataacccagcatttttatttatttatttttgtgtgtgtgtgtaaaactggTTTCTGTTTTTTAACTCATTGGCATCAAGAAGTTCTAAActtataaaagtataaatataagACAATGTCccaaaatttgtattgtttttttgggTCATTTCATTTATGAAAGGTCATTTCATATAATCTTCAATTAAATATAGACAAACCATTTTTTAACTGCTGAgtcaaatatatttaatttaataaaaattcaatTACAATTTTATGAAAATGGTGGATtggtaatatgttttttttttaagtcaactattttaggttaaaaaaaatctatatttaccAAGATATATGCATATTTGACTCAACATTGtgttaaaacaacccaacaaCTTTTGAGTTTAAAACAGGTTTATTTTTCTAAACTTATTGAAATCAGAAATGtatgttaaaatttatttatatatatatatatatatatatatatatatatatatatatatatatatatatatatatatatatatatatatatatatatatatatatatatatatatatatatatatatatatatattctttatttattaattttattcccTTTATATTAATAAAGGGCtaacttaatttaatataatCCTCAAATAATATGAGTATTTTTTACGATACAGTCTGAAAACAtcttaaaactaaaattatttttatatggaagtaaatatttataatgtatatatatatatatatatatatatatatatatatatatatatatatatatatatatatatatatatatatataatgtaaattaaataaaaatagtaaactAGTAAAAAATCTATACATTTTGTGTAAAATATAAACCCAATTGTTAGGTTTATCCATATTTCACTTAATATTGtgttaaaacaacccaacattctttagtataaaacatgttttttgtttatttgttttttaaactcaATGACATCAAGATTTTATGTTAAAACTTTAAAACCATTACCcaaaatttgtattctttttttgtttttgttttatagattaattttgtgtcctataaattaattaatgactcaaagtgcaaaattaattaaataattctcaATTAatatagggtttttttttttttgctaaatatattctgaaaataatcatattttataatatattggctgggcttttttcttttctcagatacataaaataatataaaaaaagacttattgttaattaaattaataataataataataataataataataataataataataataataataataataataataataataataaatgccttgatagattcattttattatcTGTAATTCAAACATTTTCATGTAAATACAATACACATGCAATGGGCTTAAAATGCTACTTTTCAACCTGCTTAATAATCCTAGTTTTAATTTGCAAATATAAATTTCAATCCTAATGGTAATTATCAATAAAAAAAGTGGTATTGTTTGATAGAAGAAGAAAAATGACTTTTTGTAGcacttaatgtttttattataatattacacAATTATCACTTGTATCTCATTCTTTAAATATCATTTAATATCTTATCTcaaatttatctttgccatgatgacagtacataatatttaactagatatttttcaagagactagtattcagcttaaagtaacatataaaggcttaactaggttaactaggcaaattattgtataacgatggtttgctctgtagacaatctgACAAAACATATTGCTTGAgcgagctaatcattttgaccttaaaataattttaaaaatttaaaaactgcttttattctagccaaaataaaacaagtacgactttctccagaagaaaaaatattgtaggaaatactgtgaaaaaatgaattgctctgttaaacatcatttgggaaatatttaaaaaatcgaaataattttgacttcaactgtatatcctctTGCTAACATTGCACATAACTGTTTCACCACAGCTTTTGTTTATCATTTTCATAACTCCCCTAACAGATCCAAACAGCTCTAATCACCTGGTAGACTTCCACGAGTTCTACTACGAAGAATTCAACGATACAGATTTCAGCAACTTCACGTTTGTTCCCGACGAGAAGACAATCCCCTGTTCCTCCATCACAATGGCATCCGCTGTCAACATTTCATTCAGCGTCTTCTACGTTTTCATCTTCCTGTTGGCTATCCCCGGGAATGTGATTGTCGGCTGGGTCATCGGCTCCAACCGGCGCTTGCTGTCGGCATCAGATGTCTACTTATTCAACCTGATGCTAGCCGATACACTACTAGCGCTAATTCTGCCCTTTTCTGCAGTCAACGTCATCCACGGTTGGGTCTTCGGCAATGTCGCGTGCAAGCTAGTTTCATTAGTAAAGGAAGTCAACTTTTACActagcattttatttttagtgtGCATCAGCGTGGATCGCTATATGGTGATCGTACGCGCTATGGAGTCCCAGAAGGCCCAAAGAAGACTCTGCAGTGGAGTCGCGTGCGGATTAGTTTGGGTTTTGGGTTTAGTGCTCTCACTGCCGTCATTCTACAACGAGGCGTTTTTCGATAAACGAATGTTCAATCAGACTATTTGCGCTGAACGATTTGAGACTGATCACGCAGACGAATGGCGATTAGCAACCCGAATAATGAGGCACGTGCTAGGTTTTGCGCTCCCCCTAGTGGTCATGTTGAGCTGCTACAGCGTGACGGTTGTACGGCTTTTACGTACTCGCTGTTTCCAAAAACAGAGAGCTATGAAGGTGATCGTAGCCGTGGTTGTGGCCTTTTTAGTCTGCTGGACTCCTTTCCACGTTTCCACCATAATTGACACCATCCTGAGGGCCAAAGTGGTTCAGTTCGGCTGCACTATGAGGACATCGGTGGAAGTCGCCATGTTTGCAACTCAAAATCTCGGGCTTCTGCACTGCTGCGTGAACCCGGTGCTGTACGCATTCGTCGGAGAGAAGTTCAGACGGAGGTTTCTGCAGTTGCTCCACAGGAAGGGAGTTCTGGAGCGGTTCTCGCTTTCTAAATCCAGCAAGTCATCTTCTCTGACCTCAGAGGTCCCTTCGAGCTTTCTGTGAACTGCAGCCATATCAAAGTCCCTTTCAAAGAAAGTCTGTTTAATCCATGTTTGCAATGCATTCAAGCATTTCATCCAAgtcctatttaaataaataagggaatCCTGAAATCTTGAAAACTGCTTGCCATTAAATTTCCTATTTGAAATCAACAACTAAATCTAAagagacaacacaatctcacggcaattcgtaactttttcatttagtggctaattcgtatgaattcgtacgatctaattcatacaatttagtacgatttgcttttcccccaatgacggttggggttaagggtggggttaggtgccacgcctcctttttaaaatcgtatcatttcatacgactgaaatcgtacgaattcgtacgaattagccactaaactggcaaaacgtaaaatacttacgttttctcgtgagatcaggctgaaagaGACCTGTCCCATTATTGTTGTTGCTTAAACTCTAATTATGTTACCATGTTAAggcccttttcacatttctggctGAAGTTATGATAGTTGGGGAAACTTAGAACTCAGTTGGTTACAAACACTGGAAGAAAAACAGAGATAAAACACAGCTAATACTCTAAACTGACTTTGGAAAGTGAGGAAATGTGCTGTGATGTGATTTTAAGACATTAAACCAACAAAGTCAAACCAACACAGGCACCCAGTAGTTGCCAATTGACTATAATGACCAAGTGAATCCGTACAGAACCCTCCTTCAAAGAACTCCCAGGCTATAAAGATTGACGATGGGCTATTTCGACTGCAAGGTTGGACTTTCTTTACTGTGGTGGCCATATTGagcacttttccccattcatagAAATGCAAGTAAATAgtctttgtatatatatatatttaatatatatatatatatatatatatatatatatatatagtctttgtTAATATGAGCTTAACTGTATGTAAATAGAGTGCATAAGTCACTGCCCACTTTTTTGGCAGTGCaagtattgtttttaagtgtttGTTTTAGGGTTATAAATCAGAAACCAAACCAACATGCTGGGAGGAGAACTGCAATAGTACAAACTTGATTAGAATACTTGGAAAGTGTTATATAAAACTCTGGAGAAAAAAAGATAAAGGTACATTACCATTGAGGGTAGGAACTACAATCCCATGATGCATTGAAAATGACATAACTGGATTAAAAGGATAGGTCACCCACAAATTGAAATTGACTAACCGTTAACTCACCATCATATGATTCTAAACCTCTTGccttttttctgtttctttttctctggaaccaaaaaaaaaaaaagagatattctgaagaatgttgaaaacctgtagccattgataTCTATAGTAGGAAAATAGTAGGAGATATtacaccatggaagtcaatggctaccagtttgtGACATTCTTCAAGAGTATACACTTAGTTGGTGGTtgattataagcttgtttggcatgagagagagccctgagcttataagattcttgagctcggggctccctctcgttgagaggggagtttgagctcaggtagatctcgagaactccccgtCTGTAGTAGCTTATGAACAgttagtgattgctcttaagagataactacctactaggagcatgtctatcgTGCTGAtctggattagtcaattaacttaagttgcatgtttttggaccgtGGGAGGAAATCGGTGAACTCGGGGTAAACTTACGTGAGCACGGGtagaatgtgtaaactctgcacagacacgttggctggcttggtaaggactagaactagtgacgttcttgctgcgaggcaacagagctaaccactgggccatagTGCCACCCaactaggaaaggaggaggagtaggggtggaggggggatttttcaaaatgaagatggctattATATGGAACTGGGGGTttttatagtgacttaggaatcatctgattggtgaatcatgaatcgGCTAATGCatgaccagctgtgttcaatcataagcatgtgatcctctcgaaattagtttatgaatagatcacttcatgttcaacagaagaaagcaattaaaacaagtttataaCTATTTCAGTGACCGTGACATTATATTCTATCCCTTGTCATTGAAAGTTGTTGCTTGTTTTTATAGAAACATAATATTTCAAGTTTATGAATATgaaatgtgaatatatatatatatatatattttttttttttttttcaacacatttagacataatagttttaataactgattacttttatttttgccatgatgacagtaaataatatttgactagatatttttcaagacacttttatacagcttaaagtgacatttaaaggcttaactataggttaactaggcaggttagggtaattaggcaagttattgcataatgacggtttttttctgttgactatcaaaaatatgtagcttaaaggggctaataattttgaccttataatgttttcaaaaaaattaaaaaccactTTTATTCtggttgaaataaaacaaataagatattctccagaagaaaaaatattatcagacatactgtgaaaacttccctgctctgttaaacatcatttgggaaatatttagggggaatttatatatatatatatatatatatatatatatatatatatatatatatatatatatatatatatatgtattgataTGAATATTTATGGATTTTGAGAGTGATTTGATAtttgacattttaacatttaCGGTGCTTTGTGGGAGTGGGTGGAGTTAAAATCTCTTGCTACGCTTAAAAATATTGCGACTCACTGATTGGTTAAATATTCCATAAAGCAATATGAATTGTGTAGTTTATCTGtatgaattttgtttttataaacaacTATAAAAAAAGGTGATAAATACAAGCAGATGCATTCTGCAAAAGCATATCCTgtacaattatttattcattcactcattttcttttcagttgagtctctttattaatctgttcacagcggaatgaaccgccaacttatccagcatatgttttatgcagcagatgcccttccagctgcaactcattgctgggaaacacccatacactcttattcacacacatacactacagacaatttagcttacccaattcacctatagctcatgtctttggacttgtggggaaaaccagagcacccgcctATACAATCATTTAACAACCtcaaaactcaaacatgtttgtcTTTAAAGATTTATCAGTCAAAATAAGCCTGAAACCATCTGGCGCACACAGCACATACTTTGGTTAAAGACTGCAGTCTAATATTCATGATGCATTGGCTCCCTCTGTTGGTCAGAAAGATCAAAATTCATCATTGGTAAGAAGTTAATGAATGCGACatacagttggtcagaattattagccttccaatttctaatcataatagttttaataactaatttctaataacttaattatttgatctttgtcatgatgacagtaaataatatttgactagatatttttcaagacacttctatacagcttaaagtgacatttaaagacttaactggggtaatgaggttaactaggcaggtttgggtaattaggcaagttattgtataatgatgctttgttctgtagactatcgtttaaaggggctaaaaattttgatcttaaaatgatttttaaaacattaaaaactgcttttattctagacgaaattAAACAAAGACTTTatctaaaagagaaaatattatcagacatactgtgaaaatttcctgctctgttaaacatcatttgggaaatatttaaaaaagagaaacaaatttaaaggggggctaataattctgacttcacttgtaatgtatttttgttggccAGCTGGGACGTTTGCATCACTCTGCTTCCCTTGAGAGAAAACTTCAcagtttttaaattacttttataagctttaaataaatttaaacactttaaataaatagcttcctcacattattaaatttaccaatcatttattcaccctcaagtattttgttttagggttttttttttcctgatttttgTGAAGAATGTAGGTAATAAGTAACCACTGACTCatgtttaatgttcaacagaagaaagaatctctgAAAGTGTGGTTTGTAACAATTGGATTGGATTTTGCTCACTGAGACAGACTTCAAATCTTTTATGAATTCTGATCCCTAAATAAAATAGCCAAGGGTCACactgtattttgatggtccgtttatgacattgcatctacatgtcaactaatttttattagattatataggttgttaggttggggttggggttggggttagtgtaagttgacatgtacttgcaaagttcttacagtcagttaaatgtctgttaagaaggcagtatcaacaaatattaagcagacagtctattaatactcaaatggaccatcaaaataaaatcatatttatttaagaAGTAAATAGTCTAGTAAGTATATGAGTTTATCTATTTAATGTGCGGATGGTAAATATCCCTGACAATATCTGTATAGTTACATTTTACTAGAAACTGCCATTTCCAAAGAAATTGCTCAATATCTTGTGTTCAGCTTGTTTCAGACATAACCGAAGACCATTAAAAACTCTTCTACTAAAGAgttagttcacataaaaattattaattacttaCCCTCATGTCGCTCCAAACCCATGAGAGAGACCTTTGCTCGTCTTCTGgaatacaaaataagatattttcaaTGAAGTCTGAGAGCTCTTGTACTTGGTcaatcaaatgtttaaaaaaatataagtaaacataaagtagtgactgcaggttgaaggaaaagcAAATATCATATGAAGCAAAGCTCAGACAGAATTCATCTGTTTTGGTGTTGGTCAAAGATGTGACAAAATCTATAATTCGATCAAATAAATTCCTATCGAAAATGATGGACATTTGTACATGTGACTGCACTTTAATTATTGACCATTGAAAATTGTTGTGTATAACTAATATAGATTTAAACTCACTACTGCTGAGAAGAGAAGTGACACTTTGCAAGCACAAGTAAAGGATCTGTATACACTCTGTGAGGGTTGTAATACTCTGTTATGCTGGGTTGTAAAACTAAAAATccatgggtcaaatatggacaaacccaacattgcAACATCAAATCATTTCACATCAAATTTAAATCCCATTTTTTTAATCCAGCTGCTaattttgtccatatttgacccaaaattaTTTGAGTGTAGATGAAGAGATAAACCATAATACCATAATACACCATATTTTCATAAAAACACAAGGGGCATATcaaacacccggcgcaataaggcacaagacacaTTTCCACgacatgttgctattttcagaccaacgcaaccttaattttctCATCTTCAGCCATgtagtttaaatagcaaatccattttcaCCACTGTGTGGACTTATAGGTGTTTCgctctagaaaagaggtgtgttaaggcgcattgttggcgcgttgctatttttaaGGGACTAAAATAAACTGTTcgatagaccagctgaaagcaggccTAAAATCCAGTGCAGAGCGCATCAGTTGTACGCTTCGCttcactgaaaaccctaataagttgaccgaactaaattaattgagttaactcgttgcctcaatttaattgggtaatggagtctcccaaaacttgcatatttaagtttatttaacttgccggttttgtatactatacttaaattgttcaattTACCAACTAAGTactaagttaaataaacttaaatatgcaagttttgggagattCCGTTACTCAATTAAactgaggcaacgagtttactcaattaatttagttcagtcaacttattagggatTTCAGtgttacacattgcttaaaaaaaaGGATGTACAGTAATACGctaatatctttacaaataaaaaaattaaaggattaaaatattacaaaaattattactttcttCAAACCAgcacctccatgccttcttcacctcgggggaTTTTCCAGTTTATTCACAActacttgcttttgtataatgttattattattattacgagtcttatttattatatgcatatttatatttattttattaaaaacaagcttagatttgtacacctgtcaggtttaccttataggatgtgtgtttggatatgttttttgaccacatttcgttattattgttattatattatcgttaatatattgttattatattatattattctcaaaacacatccagaactcattaagagaataggctcaaccctgttagaccatgtgctgcAGCACAGAGCAGAtttatccatccttaaaatagcaaaagtg contains:
- the cxcr1 gene encoding C-X-C chemokine receptor type 1, translating into MMTDPNSSNHLVDFHEFYYEEFNDTDFSNFTFVPDEKTIPCSSITMASAVNISFSVFYVFIFLLAIPGNVIVGWVIGSNRRLLSASDVYLFNLMLADTLLALILPFSAVNVIHGWVFGNVACKLVSLVKEVNFYTSILFLVCISVDRYMVIVRAMESQKAQRRLCSGVACGLVWVLGLVLSLPSFYNEAFFDKRMFNQTICAERFETDHADEWRLATRIMRHVLGFALPLVVMLSCYSVTVVRLLRTRCFQKQRAMKVIVAVVVAFLVCWTPFHVSTIIDTILRAKVVQFGCTMRTSVEVAMFATQNLGLLHCCVNPVLYAFVGEKFRRRFLQLLHRKGVLERFSLSKSSKSSSLTSEVPSSFL